The genomic DNA GCCTTCTTGGTACCTGGTAATGTCACCTCTGTCGCTGAGGCCAACTTTTATGGTGACCCTATGGCAGCCGACTTTGTCATACAGACAGCTCAGAATGTGACGGTCATTCCGCTAAACGTCACGGAAAAGGCATTGATCACTCCTGGCCTTGTGGATTACATTGATCAGCAAACGCGATCGGAATTGGGACAAGTGATCGAACCAGTACTTGAATACTACTATGACTATTATAGGGAAGTTCAGCCAGGTATAGAGGGCAGTCCCGCCCATGACTTATTAGCAATGATGGCTGTTGTTGATGACGCTAACATGCTCGAATATCATCAACGTAGGGTTAGAGTCGCTCACATGGATGGCGTCGCAAAAGGATTAAGTATTGCCGATTTCCGGGCATCGGCAGAGGACTGTCATGAACCCGAATGTGATCGTATTGCGTTGTCCATTGACTATAATCAATTTGTGACTAACTTTTTAGATATTATGACGCGACATGTCTAAATGTTGATTTTTACCTTTCATTGAAAAAAGATGCCCAATGGGCGTCTTTTTTTACTGCCTCCCTCTTCATGGAATCTTACGCTACATCCCCATCACCTTTCTAAAATGACGCTATCATTAAATATTGTCAGATTGTCCGTTCATATCCATCAATATAGATTAATACATTAAATTGAACTCAGGTTAAAGGAATGATTTGGTGAATCAATCCAAGCGCGTTAGACAAGAGATCGAAAAACGATGTCATCAATTGTTTGAACATCAAAGTGATGACGGGGCATGGCATTATTGTTTTGAAGGGGCCCTTATGACCGATGCCTACATGATTATTTTGCTTCGAACACTTAATTTAGATGAAGGTACCATCATCCGGAAGTTAGCGGATCGTCTGCGGAGACAGCAGCAAACCAATGGGACATGGCAAGCTCATCCGGATGAACCCAGCGGGAATTTATCTGCCACAACCGAAGCTTATATGGCCCTTTTATATTCAGGATATGTCGATCAAACAGAGCCGGCTATGAAAAAAGCAGCCGCCTATATCAGAGCGCAGGGTGGTCTAAAAAAGACTGGGGTGTTAACCCGACTATTTTTGGCAATGAACGGCCATTATCCTTGGCCTATACTCCCTGTAAACCCAGCTATTGTTGTTTTACTACCGGCGATTTCTCCCGTAGACTTTTATTCTTTGTCCAGTTATGCCCGGGCCCACTTTGCTCCCGCCTTACTTGCAATCGAACATCAATTTTCCAAAACAAGTCAATGGACACCTGACTTAAACCATCTCAATAAAAAAGGATTAAGATCGGATCAACAAAATGACTATTGGCCGGAAATTCAAACGTTGTCCCACGGCACCAGAGATCGCCGATCATTCTTT from Tuberibacillus sp. Marseille-P3662 includes the following:
- a CDS encoding nucleoside hydrolase, which translates into the protein MILFADTGIDDTLAIIYALKHPNINLVGIVSGYGNVERNKTLRNAEYLLDLGDRSDIPVIAGATRPLSGEEPPFYPDVHGTEGLGPIDPPINEERYSDRSNFSKLFELIKAYEDDITIVNVGRMTSLAMAWNLSPETMQLVSNYYVMGGAFLVPGNVTSVAEANFYGDPMAADFVIQTAQNVTVIPLNVTEKALITPGLVDYIDQQTRSELGQVIEPVLEYYYDYYREVQPGIEGSPAHDLLAMMAVVDDANMLEYHQRRVRVAHMDGVAKGLSIADFRASAEDCHEPECDRIALSIDYNQFVTNFLDIMTRHV